In Onychomys torridus chromosome 15, mOncTor1.1, whole genome shotgun sequence, the following proteins share a genomic window:
- the Tert gene encoding telomerase reverse transcriptase isoform X1 yields MAFTTSVRSYSPNSVTNSLRYSGSWMLLLSRVGDDLLVYLLERCALYLLVPPSCAYQVCGPPLYQISATANTRLAVPLSYRPTRPVGRNFTNLGSTHRVRNSSHQEARKPLALPSRGVKRHLSITDKSVPSSKKARSDLALRLEKGPDRQAVPTPSDPSPAETPTVSTSRATKEDLSSRGKAPGLSLSGSVCSKHKPSSTSLQSPLCQEAFQLRPFTETKRFLYSRGGEQKRLNPSFLLNNLQPSLTGARRLVEIIFLGVRPRTRRLSRRYWQMRPLFQQLLVNHARCSYVKLLKSHCRFRAATDQLADALDPSPSHLIDLLRLHNSPWQVHGFLRACVRKLVPSGVWGSRHNERRFFKNVKQFISLGKYGKLSLQELMWKMKVEDCLWLRSSSGKHCVPAEEHRMRERILAKFLFWLMDAYVVELLRSFFYITETTFQKNQLFFYRKSVWSKLQSIGVRQHLERVQLQELSQEEVRQYREAWPAMPICRLRFIPKPNGLRPIVNMSYRMSTRAFGKEKQAQHFNKCLKTLFSVLNYERKKHPNLLGASALGLKDIYRIWRTFVLRVRTLDPAPRMYFVKADVTRAYDAIPQDKLVEIVANMIRHSENTYCIRQYAVVRKGRQGQVYKSFRKQVSTLSDLQPYMGQFVKHLQDSDGSALRNSVVIEQSFSLNESSSRLFDFFLHFMRNSVVKIGGKCYVQCQGIPQGSSLSTLLCSLCFGDMENKLFAEVQKDGLLLRLVDDFLLVTPHLDQAKSFLSTLVRGIPEYGCMINLQKTMVNFPVDSGALDGAAPHQLPAHCLFPWCGLLLDTQTLEVFCDYSGYSRTSIKSSFTFQRVSKAGRKMRHKLIALLRLKCHGLFLDLQVSRWAATNMLIFCQVLFFVWGYVHRYMYVRMGTTVCVEHVDIYM; encoded by the exons ATGGCCTTCACAACCAGTGTGCGCAGCTACTCGCCCAACTCGGTGACTAATAGTCTGCGCTACAGTGGTTCATGGATGCTTCTGCTGAGCCGAGTGGGCGACGACCTACTGGTTTACCTGCTGGAGCGCTGTGCGCTCTACCTGCTGGTGCCCCCGAGCTGTGCCTATCAAGTGTGCGGCCCACCTCTGTACCAAATCAGTGCCACTGCGAATACCAGGCTCGCTGTGCCCCTCAGCTACAGGCCCACACGACCAGTGGGTAGGAATTTTACTAATCTTGGATCCACACACCGGGTCAGGAACAGCAGTCACCAGGAAGCACGGAAACCCCTGGCCTTGCCATCTCGAGGTGTGAAACGTCATCTCAGCATCACGGATAAAAGTGTACCTTCATCTAAGAAGGCCAGGAGTGATCTGGCCCTGAGACTGGAGAAGGGACCCGACAGGCAGGCAGTTCCAACCCCATCAGACCCAAGTCCTGCTGAGACCCCCACGGTGTCTACTAGTAGAGCTACCAAGGAAGACTTGTCTTCCAGAGGAAAGGCGCCTGGCCTGAGTCTCTCTGGGTCAGTGTGCTCTAAGCACAAGCCCAGTTCCACATCCCTGCAGTCACCACTGTGCCAAGAAGCCTTTCAGCTCAGACCATTTACTGAGACCAAACGCTTCCTCTACTCCAGGGGAGGTGAGCAAAAGAGGCTGAACCCCTCATTTCTACTCAACAACCTCCAGCCTAGCTTGACTGGGGCCAGGAGACTGGTGGAGATCATCTTTCTAGGTGTGAGGCCTAGGACACGTCGCCTCTCGAGGCGCTATTGGCAGATGCGGCCCCTATTCCAGCAGCTGCTTGTGAACCATGCAAGGTGCTCATATGTCAAACTCCTCAAGTCACATTGCAGGTTTCGGGCAGCAACCGACCAGTTGGCAGATGCCTTGGACCCCAGCCCCTCGCACCTCATTGATTTGCTCCGCCTACACAACAGTCCCTGGCAGGTACATGGTTTTCTGCGGGCCTGTGTCCGAAAGCTGGTGCCTTCAGGTGTCTGGGGTTCCAGGCACAACGAACGCCGCTTCTTTAAGAATGTGAAGCAGTTCATCTCCTTGGGGAAGTATGGCAAGCTCTCACTGCAGGAGCTGATGTGGAAGATGAAAGTAGAGGACTGCCTCTGGCTTCGCAGCAGTTCAG GGAAGCACTGTGTCCCAGCTGAAGAGCACCGTATGAGGGAAAGGATCCTGGCTAAGTTCCTGTTCTGGCTGATGGACGCATATGTGGTAGAGCTGCTTAGATCATTCTTTTACATCACAGAGACCACATTCCAGAAGAACCAGCTCTTCTTCTACCGTAAGAGTGTGTGGAGCAAGCTGCAGAGTATTGGAGTCAG GCAACACCTGGAGAGAGTACAGCTGCAGGAGCTGTCGCAAGAGGAGGTCAGGCAGTACCGGGAGGCCTGGCCAGCCATGCCCATCTGCAGACTGCGTTTCATCCCTAAGCCCAATGGTCTCCGGCCCATTGTGAACATGAGTTATCGTATGAGCACCAGAGCCTTTGGCAAGGAGAAGCAG GCCCAGCATTTCAACAAATGTCTCAAGACTCTGTTCAGCGTGCTCAACTATGAACGGAAAAAACATCCTAACCTTCTGGGGGCCTCTGCACTGGGCTTGAAAGACATCTACAGGATCTGGCGGACATTCGTGCTGCGTGTACGCACTCTGGACCCGGCACCCAGGATGTACTTTGTTAAG GCAGATGTGACTAGGGCATATGATGCCATCCCCCAGGACAAGCTTGTGGAGATTGTTGCCAATATGATCAGACACTCAGAGAACACATACTGTATCCGCCAGTATGCAGTGGTCCGAAAAGGTCGCCAAGGTCAAGTCTACAAGTCCTTTAGGAAGCAG GTCTCCACCCTCTCTGACCTCCAGCCATACATGGGCCAGTTCGTGAAACATCTGCAGGACTCAGATGGCAGTGCGCTGAGGAACTCCGTTGTCATTGAGCAG agctTCTCTCTGAATGAGTCCAGCAGCAGGCTATTTGACTTCTTCCTGCACTTTATGCGTAACAGTGTCGTGAAGATTGGTGGCAA ATGCTATGTCCAGTGCCAGGGCATCCCCCAGGGCTCCAGCCTGTCCACCCTGCTCTGCAGTCTGTGTTTTGGAGACATGGAGAACAAGCTATTTGCTGAGGTGCAGAAGGATGG GCTGCTTTTACGTCTTGTCGATGACTTTCTGTTGGTGACACCTCACCTGGACCAGGCAAAATCCTTCCTCAG CACCCTGGTCCGTGGCATTCCTGAGTACGGCTGCATGATAAACTTGCAGAAGACAATGGTGAACTTCCCTGTGGACAGTGGTGCCCTGGATGGTGCAGCTCCACACCAGCTGCCTGCTCACTGCCTGTTTCCCTGGTGTGGCTTGCTGCTGGACACTCAGACTCTGGAGGTGTTCTGTGACTACTCTGG
- the Tert gene encoding telomerase reverse transcriptase isoform X2 codes for MAFTTSVRSYSPNSVTNSLRYSGSWMLLLSRVGDDLLVYLLERCALYLLVPPSCAYQVCGPPLYQISATANTRLAVPLSYRPTRPVGRNFTNLGSTHRVRNSSHQEARKPLALPSRGVKRHLSITDKSVPSSKKARSDLALRLEKGPDRQAVPTPSDPSPAETPTVSTSRATKEDLSSRGKAPGLSLSGSVCSKHKPSSTSLQSPLCQEAFQLRPFTETKRFLYSRGGEQKRLNPSFLLNNLQPSLTGARRLVEIIFLGVRPRTRRLSRRYWQMRPLFQQLLVNHARCSYVKLLKSHCRFRAATDQLADALDPSPSHLIDLLRLHNSPWQVHGFLRACVRKLVPSGVWGSRHNERRFFKNVKQFISLGKYGKLSLQELMWKMKVEDCLWLRSSSGKHCVPAEEHRMRERILAKFLFWLMDAYVVELLRSFFYITETTFQKNQLFFYRKSVWSKLQSIGVRQHLERVQLQELSQEEVRQYREAWPAMPICRLRFIPKPNGLRPIVNMSYRMSTRAFGKEKQAQHFNKCLKTLFSVLNYERKKHPNLLGASALGLKDIYRIWRTFVLRVRTLDPAPRMYFVKADVTRAYDAIPQDKLVEIVANMIRHSENTYCIRQYAVVRKGRQGQVYKSFRKQVSTLSDLQPYMGQFVKHLQDSDGSALRNSVVIEQSFSLNESSSRLFDFFLHFMRNSVVKIGGKCYVQCQGIPQGSSLSTLLCSLCFGDMENKLFAEVQKDGLLLRLVDDFLLVTPHLDQAKSFLSTLVRGIPEYGCMINLQKTMVNFPVDSGALDGAAPHQLPAHCLFPWCGLLLDTQTLEVFCDYSGYSRTSIKSSFTFQRVSKAGRKMRHKLIALLRLKCHGLFLDLQMNSLQTVCINVYKIFLLQAYR; via the exons ATGGCCTTCACAACCAGTGTGCGCAGCTACTCGCCCAACTCGGTGACTAATAGTCTGCGCTACAGTGGTTCATGGATGCTTCTGCTGAGCCGAGTGGGCGACGACCTACTGGTTTACCTGCTGGAGCGCTGTGCGCTCTACCTGCTGGTGCCCCCGAGCTGTGCCTATCAAGTGTGCGGCCCACCTCTGTACCAAATCAGTGCCACTGCGAATACCAGGCTCGCTGTGCCCCTCAGCTACAGGCCCACACGACCAGTGGGTAGGAATTTTACTAATCTTGGATCCACACACCGGGTCAGGAACAGCAGTCACCAGGAAGCACGGAAACCCCTGGCCTTGCCATCTCGAGGTGTGAAACGTCATCTCAGCATCACGGATAAAAGTGTACCTTCATCTAAGAAGGCCAGGAGTGATCTGGCCCTGAGACTGGAGAAGGGACCCGACAGGCAGGCAGTTCCAACCCCATCAGACCCAAGTCCTGCTGAGACCCCCACGGTGTCTACTAGTAGAGCTACCAAGGAAGACTTGTCTTCCAGAGGAAAGGCGCCTGGCCTGAGTCTCTCTGGGTCAGTGTGCTCTAAGCACAAGCCCAGTTCCACATCCCTGCAGTCACCACTGTGCCAAGAAGCCTTTCAGCTCAGACCATTTACTGAGACCAAACGCTTCCTCTACTCCAGGGGAGGTGAGCAAAAGAGGCTGAACCCCTCATTTCTACTCAACAACCTCCAGCCTAGCTTGACTGGGGCCAGGAGACTGGTGGAGATCATCTTTCTAGGTGTGAGGCCTAGGACACGTCGCCTCTCGAGGCGCTATTGGCAGATGCGGCCCCTATTCCAGCAGCTGCTTGTGAACCATGCAAGGTGCTCATATGTCAAACTCCTCAAGTCACATTGCAGGTTTCGGGCAGCAACCGACCAGTTGGCAGATGCCTTGGACCCCAGCCCCTCGCACCTCATTGATTTGCTCCGCCTACACAACAGTCCCTGGCAGGTACATGGTTTTCTGCGGGCCTGTGTCCGAAAGCTGGTGCCTTCAGGTGTCTGGGGTTCCAGGCACAACGAACGCCGCTTCTTTAAGAATGTGAAGCAGTTCATCTCCTTGGGGAAGTATGGCAAGCTCTCACTGCAGGAGCTGATGTGGAAGATGAAAGTAGAGGACTGCCTCTGGCTTCGCAGCAGTTCAG GGAAGCACTGTGTCCCAGCTGAAGAGCACCGTATGAGGGAAAGGATCCTGGCTAAGTTCCTGTTCTGGCTGATGGACGCATATGTGGTAGAGCTGCTTAGATCATTCTTTTACATCACAGAGACCACATTCCAGAAGAACCAGCTCTTCTTCTACCGTAAGAGTGTGTGGAGCAAGCTGCAGAGTATTGGAGTCAG GCAACACCTGGAGAGAGTACAGCTGCAGGAGCTGTCGCAAGAGGAGGTCAGGCAGTACCGGGAGGCCTGGCCAGCCATGCCCATCTGCAGACTGCGTTTCATCCCTAAGCCCAATGGTCTCCGGCCCATTGTGAACATGAGTTATCGTATGAGCACCAGAGCCTTTGGCAAGGAGAAGCAG GCCCAGCATTTCAACAAATGTCTCAAGACTCTGTTCAGCGTGCTCAACTATGAACGGAAAAAACATCCTAACCTTCTGGGGGCCTCTGCACTGGGCTTGAAAGACATCTACAGGATCTGGCGGACATTCGTGCTGCGTGTACGCACTCTGGACCCGGCACCCAGGATGTACTTTGTTAAG GCAGATGTGACTAGGGCATATGATGCCATCCCCCAGGACAAGCTTGTGGAGATTGTTGCCAATATGATCAGACACTCAGAGAACACATACTGTATCCGCCAGTATGCAGTGGTCCGAAAAGGTCGCCAAGGTCAAGTCTACAAGTCCTTTAGGAAGCAG GTCTCCACCCTCTCTGACCTCCAGCCATACATGGGCCAGTTCGTGAAACATCTGCAGGACTCAGATGGCAGTGCGCTGAGGAACTCCGTTGTCATTGAGCAG agctTCTCTCTGAATGAGTCCAGCAGCAGGCTATTTGACTTCTTCCTGCACTTTATGCGTAACAGTGTCGTGAAGATTGGTGGCAA ATGCTATGTCCAGTGCCAGGGCATCCCCCAGGGCTCCAGCCTGTCCACCCTGCTCTGCAGTCTGTGTTTTGGAGACATGGAGAACAAGCTATTTGCTGAGGTGCAGAAGGATGG GCTGCTTTTACGTCTTGTCGATGACTTTCTGTTGGTGACACCTCACCTGGACCAGGCAAAATCCTTCCTCAG CACCCTGGTCCGTGGCATTCCTGAGTACGGCTGCATGATAAACTTGCAGAAGACAATGGTGAACTTCCCTGTGGACAGTGGTGCCCTGGATGGTGCAGCTCCACACCAGCTGCCTGCTCACTGCCTGTTTCCCTGGTGTGGCTTGCTGCTGGACACTCAGACTCTGGAGGTGTTCTGTGACTACTCTGG